From the Micromonospora sediminicola genome, one window contains:
- a CDS encoding DUF1330 domain-containing protein has product MTVYALAQLTVHDRARYDRYVAAFLPVLARHGGRLLAADTAPRVVEGEWSHDKVVLMSFDNREDFERWSTSPEYRAISRDREAATEGVVLLLDGIGHAWPA; this is encoded by the coding sequence GTGACCGTCTACGCCCTCGCGCAGCTCACCGTTCACGACCGGGCGCGCTACGACCGGTACGTCGCCGCCTTCCTGCCGGTGCTGGCCCGCCACGGCGGCCGCCTGCTCGCCGCCGACACCGCCCCCCGGGTGGTGGAGGGCGAGTGGTCGCACGACAAGGTGGTCCTCATGTCCTTCGACAACCGAGAGGACTTCGAGCGCTGGTCCACCTCGCCGGAGTACCGCGCGATCTCCCGCGACCGGGAGGCCGCCACCGAGGGGGTGGTGCTCCTGCTCGACGGCATCGGCCACGCCTGGCCGGCCTGA